One stretch of Tenuifilum sp. 4138str DNA includes these proteins:
- a CDS encoding [Fe-Fe] hydrogenase large subunit C-terminal domain-containing protein, translated as MEMNRDKRKLVYTIKELCRVCYTCVRECPAKAIKIVNGQADVISERCIGCGNCVKVCSQDAKVFLLTRTEVKSMLQSGERVAALVAPSFPAEFTEIDDYRYFVGMLRALGFSHVFEVAFGADLVASRYKSLLEDRSGKGYISSDCPAIVTYIRYYHPDLVENLAPVVSPMVAISRVVRQIDSNLKQVFIGPCIAKKDESIEIDEAITFRELRVLFEQASITPESVEPSDFDPPHAGRGAIFPVSRGLMQTVNIFDDLIEGNITVAEGRIGFQEAIKEWESGNLKGQNLELLCCEGCIMGPGMSPGGKRFERKTYISSYARNKVTPDQLKEWELAISKFKDLDLTRSFNADDKRIAKPTDDEINKVLAKMGKFTPRDHLNCGACGYDTCTEHAIAIVEGLAEVEMCLPYAIEELHESINDLAISNEKLAKMQQALKHSEKLAHMGQLSAGIAHELNNPLGVVLMYSNILLDECKPDDPLRKDLELISSQAERCKKIVSGLLNFARKNQVKVEKVNVKKLAEDSIAGVVIPKNVTTNVVCRTSNLMASLDYEQMMQVLTNLNKNAFEAMPNGGDLTIVIDGDDHQFSISVIDTGEGIPEENMDKLFTPFFTTKGIGKGTGLGLATTYGIVKMHKGKIDVESNTDPQKGPTGTTFRITLPRNAENELGNDNS; from the coding sequence ATGGAGATGAATCGGGATAAAAGGAAATTGGTATACACCATTAAGGAGCTTTGCAGGGTGTGTTATACCTGTGTTAGGGAGTGTCCGGCTAAGGCAATTAAAATTGTAAATGGCCAAGCCGATGTAATATCGGAAAGGTGCATTGGTTGCGGCAACTGCGTTAAGGTATGCAGCCAGGATGCAAAAGTGTTTTTACTAACCCGCACCGAGGTAAAAAGCATGCTGCAGAGCGGCGAGAGGGTTGCTGCTCTTGTAGCTCCAAGTTTTCCCGCTGAATTTACTGAGATTGATGATTACCGCTACTTTGTTGGAATGCTTAGGGCCTTGGGGTTTAGTCATGTTTTTGAGGTTGCTTTTGGTGCCGATTTGGTAGCTAGCCGTTACAAATCGTTGCTGGAGGATAGGTCAGGAAAGGGGTATATCTCAAGCGATTGTCCGGCTATTGTTACTTACATCCGTTACTACCATCCCGATTTAGTAGAAAATTTAGCACCCGTGGTGTCGCCTATGGTAGCCATAAGCAGGGTGGTAAGGCAAATTGACAGTAACCTGAAACAGGTTTTTATTGGTCCTTGCATAGCCAAAAAGGATGAATCCATTGAGATTGACGAGGCTATAACCTTTCGGGAGTTGCGGGTTCTTTTTGAGCAGGCCAGTATAACGCCCGAAAGCGTTGAACCATCGGATTTTGATCCACCCCATGCTGGCCGCGGGGCCATATTCCCGGTTAGTAGGGGGTTAATGCAAACCGTTAACATATTTGATGACCTAATTGAAGGCAACATCACAGTAGCCGAAGGACGAATTGGCTTTCAGGAAGCCATAAAGGAATGGGAATCGGGTAACCTGAAGGGACAAAACCTTGAGCTACTTTGCTGTGAGGGTTGCATAATGGGGCCCGGCATGTCGCCCGGAGGCAAACGTTTTGAGCGCAAAACCTATATCAGCTCCTATGCCCGTAATAAGGTAACCCCTGATCAGCTAAAAGAGTGGGAACTTGCCATATCAAAATTTAAAGACCTTGACCTTACACGTAGCTTTAATGCCGATGATAAACGAATAGCTAAGCCTACCGATGATGAGATAAACAAAGTGTTGGCCAAGATGGGTAAGTTTACCCCTCGCGATCACCTGAACTGTGGCGCATGTGGTTACGATACTTGCACTGAGCACGCTATAGCCATTGTTGAAGGCCTTGCCGAGGTTGAAATGTGTTTACCTTACGCTATTGAGGAACTGCATGAATCAATCAACGATCTAGCCATTTCCAATGAGAAACTGGCAAAAATGCAGCAGGCTCTCAAGCATTCCGAAAAACTCGCCCATATGGGGCAGCTTTCGGCCGGTATTGCTCACGAGCTTAACAATCCTTTAGGTGTTGTTTTGATGTACAGCAATATCCTACTCGATGAGTGTAAACCGGACGATCCCCTTCGTAAGGACTTAGAGTTGATATCGTCGCAGGCGGAACGGTGCAAGAAAATTGTTAGCGGTTTGCTAAACTTTGCCCGCAAGAATCAGGTTAAGGTGGAAAAGGTTAATGTTAAAAAGTTGGCGGAGGATAGCATTGCAGGGGTTGTTATCCCAAAGAATGTTACCACCAATGTGGTTTGCCGAACCTCAAACCTGATGGCGAGTCTCGATTATGAGCAAATGATGCAGGTGCTTACAAACCTGAACAAAAATGCCTTTGAAGCCATGCCTAATGGTGGCGACCTTACAATTGTTATCGACGGCGATGACCATCAGTTTTCAATCAGCGTAATCGATACTGGTGAAGGGATACCCGAGGAGAATATGGATAAGCTTTTCACCCCATTTTTCACCACTAAGGGAATTGGCAAGGGAACAGGTTTAGGTCTTGCCACTACCTACGGAATTGTAAAGATGCACAAGGGCAAAATAGATGTTGAGTCCAACACCGACCCCCAAAAGGGACCTACCGGAACAACCTTTAGGATAACCCTGCCCCGTAATGCAGAAAACGAATTAGGAAACGATAATAGTTAA
- a CDS encoding (2Fe-2S) ferredoxin domain-containing protein, which yields MSKRAELIICLGSSCFARGNKATLKAIMKFLDDHDLKDKVNFHGGHCFGNCAEGPNISINGKIYTGVDENGIIDILTNELL from the coding sequence ATGAGTAAACGAGCCGAATTAATTATATGTTTAGGTAGTTCCTGCTTTGCAAGGGGTAATAAGGCCACACTTAAGGCAATAATGAAATTTTTGGACGATCACGATTTGAAAGACAAGGTAAACTTCCACGGGGGACATTGTTTTGGTAATTGCGCCGAAGGTCCTAACATCTCTATTAACGGTAAAATTTATACCGGGGTTGATGAAAATGGAATTATTGATATTCTTACAAATGAGCTACTTTAA
- a CDS encoding [FeFe] hydrogenase, group A: MNITIEVNNRTIQAHKGDTILEALNRNGIRVPTLCNMTDLTPSGACRLCVVEVEGRDNLVTSCSHVVENGMRIMTHSPRVVRARKTLVELLLANHPDDCLYCERNGFCELQDLAAELHIRERKVLRKSFTQKLDLSSPSIVRDPAKCILCGRCIRVCDEVQSVSTFEFVNRGCNMYVGTTLSRDLNFSNCIGCGQCVLVCPTGALHERQNVAEVMDALSNPDLIPVVQIAPSISVSVATEFGLKPSKDVNGLLYNALRKIGFRYVFDTAFAADVAAIEMAAELIDRKGKGSNLPMFSSCCPAWVKFVEQWYPDYIPALSAVKSPQQVMGSLIRNYFATENELNPSKIFSVSVMPCLAKKFEAQREEMTTRGLSDVDTVLSTRELVRLIKLYGIDIQGIESQHPDKPFNIRSSSGKLFGISGGSAEALARVVYHKLTSKELNDSKITEVKIVSGVKAFSFNADEQTFTFAVVNGLKNIHSILPVLMGGDVKLDYIEVMACPGGCVNGGGQPYVDEEKYVKLRAKAIIEIDEAEGIKCATRNPAVQSIYDEFLGETGSEKAKKFLYTRYSKREVLL; the protein is encoded by the coding sequence ATGAACATTACCATCGAAGTAAATAATAGAACAATACAGGCCCATAAAGGCGATACCATTCTTGAGGCCTTAAACCGTAACGGTATCAGGGTCCCCACTCTTTGCAACATGACCGATTTAACCCCATCAGGGGCATGTAGGCTTTGCGTCGTTGAGGTTGAGGGTCGCGATAACCTTGTTACCTCATGCTCGCATGTGGTGGAGAATGGTATGCGAATTATGACCCATTCACCCCGAGTGGTGCGCGCCCGTAAAACCCTGGTTGAGTTGCTCCTTGCTAACCATCCTGACGACTGCTTATACTGTGAACGGAACGGCTTTTGCGAGCTACAGGACTTAGCAGCAGAGTTACACATTCGTGAGCGTAAGGTTTTACGAAAGTCGTTCACTCAAAAGCTTGATCTTTCCAGCCCAAGTATTGTTCGCGATCCGGCTAAGTGTATTCTTTGTGGAAGATGTATAAGGGTTTGCGATGAGGTTCAATCGGTATCAACCTTTGAGTTTGTCAACAGGGGATGCAACATGTATGTGGGTACCACTTTGTCGCGCGATTTAAACTTCTCAAACTGTATTGGTTGCGGACAGTGTGTATTGGTTTGCCCTACTGGCGCTTTACATGAGCGTCAAAATGTTGCCGAAGTAATGGATGCCCTGAGCAATCCTGATTTAATCCCTGTTGTGCAGATTGCCCCTTCAATTTCGGTTTCGGTAGCTACTGAGTTTGGGCTTAAACCCAGCAAGGATGTTAATGGTTTGCTCTACAATGCATTGCGAAAAATTGGGTTCAGGTATGTTTTCGATACTGCTTTTGCTGCCGATGTCGCTGCAATTGAAATGGCTGCTGAGCTCATTGATCGAAAGGGAAAAGGCAGCAATCTCCCCATGTTCTCATCATGCTGCCCGGCATGGGTTAAGTTTGTTGAGCAGTGGTATCCGGATTATATTCCTGCACTGAGTGCCGTTAAATCGCCTCAGCAGGTAATGGGATCGTTAATCAGGAACTACTTTGCTACCGAAAATGAATTAAATCCATCAAAAATTTTCTCCGTTTCCGTAATGCCTTGTTTGGCCAAAAAGTTTGAAGCTCAAAGGGAGGAGATGACTACCCGTGGCCTATCCGATGTGGATACGGTATTATCAACACGTGAGTTGGTTAGGCTGATTAAGCTTTACGGTATCGATATTCAGGGGATTGAATCGCAACATCCCGATAAACCTTTTAATATTCGTAGTTCGTCCGGAAAGTTATTTGGAATATCAGGAGGTTCAGCCGAGGCGCTTGCCCGGGTGGTTTACCATAAATTAACTTCAAAGGAACTTAATGATAGTAAGATAACCGAGGTTAAAATAGTTTCGGGGGTAAAGGCATTCTCTTTCAATGCCGATGAACAAACATTCACCTTTGCAGTTGTTAATGGGCTAAAAAACATACATTCAATTCTCCCGGTTTTAATGGGAGGCGATGTTAAACTGGACTACATCGAGGTAATGGCTTGCCCCGGTGGTTGTGTAAATGGCGGTGGCCAACCCTATGTTGACGAGGAAAAGTATGTTAAGTTGAGGGCCAAAGCAATTATTGAAATTGATGAGGCGGAAGGAATTAAGTGCGCAACGCGTAACCCTGCCGTACAATCCATATACGATGAGTTTTTAGGGGAAACCGGTAGTGAAAAAGCCAAAAAATTTCTATACACCCGATATTCAAAGCGGGAAGTTTTACTTTAA
- a CDS encoding NADH-ubiquinone oxidoreductase-F iron-sulfur binding region domain-containing protein, giving the protein MARCDSKAEISFIKDAVIPNLHDGIWPTEVSAKLSALRHERVRQPIIYVGVTTSSIVAGALKTRSAIEQYLDDYSVDADVICVGSHGLCSLEPVVEVQMPGRTRVAFANVTPERVNSILDGALNGFIQPENVIFQYFSEIHEPWHGIPFRNELPFFKKQNRVLLKNAGIICPDSIAEYIAHGGYSALAKSIRKYTYDDICRIVEESGLRGRGGGAFPTGTKWRKALQVATSDRYLICNADESDPGGFMDRLLIESDPHRIVEGIILSSYAVSASKAIIYIRDRYKITIQRIQNAIEQAYEVGLLGYDILGSGYSLDIEVRKGPGAYVCGEETALIKSLEGKRGMPSIKPPYPAEFGLNGKPTVINNVETLANIPEIISNGPQWFAALGTEGSKGTKIFSINGQASQTCMVELTFGEPLAALLDLAGGVKDGRTFKALHLGGPSGVSVTADELDAPIDFDELPKRGISLGSGGVQVLDNTVCMVDLVKYFMHFIRNESCGKCIPCREGSNRMYQILDNISKRPVSNEGHNTLERFKGVIQLETLAEVMRDTSLCGLGQTAPKPILKALKSFRDEFEEHIFDRKCRASVCRDLRTFYIDIERCTGCTACAKKCPTQAIYGTPRSPYFIVEERCIGCGICQDTCKFGAVFFK; this is encoded by the coding sequence ATGGCTCGGTGCGATTCAAAAGCAGAAATATCTTTTATAAAAGATGCTGTTATTCCAAACCTTCACGATGGGATATGGCCTACCGAGGTAAGCGCTAAGCTCAGCGCATTAAGGCATGAACGGGTTAGGCAGCCAATAATATATGTTGGCGTAACTACATCTTCCATTGTTGCAGGAGCGCTAAAAACCAGGTCAGCCATTGAGCAGTACCTAGACGATTACTCTGTTGATGCCGATGTAATATGTGTTGGTAGCCATGGTTTATGCTCCCTTGAGCCCGTTGTTGAAGTTCAGATGCCCGGCAGGACTAGAGTGGCTTTTGCCAATGTAACTCCTGAAAGGGTTAACTCCATACTCGATGGAGCTCTTAATGGTTTTATTCAGCCTGAGAATGTCATTTTCCAATACTTTTCCGAGATTCATGAGCCTTGGCATGGAATTCCTTTTAGAAACGAACTCCCATTTTTTAAAAAGCAAAACCGTGTGTTGCTTAAAAATGCAGGTATCATTTGCCCCGATAGTATTGCCGAGTATATTGCCCATGGCGGATATAGCGCTTTGGCTAAGTCTATCAGGAAATACACCTACGACGATATTTGCCGCATAGTTGAGGAGAGCGGATTACGCGGAAGGGGCGGTGGAGCCTTCCCCACAGGCACCAAGTGGCGCAAAGCGTTACAGGTTGCAACCAGCGATCGATACCTGATTTGCAATGCCGACGAGAGCGACCCTGGGGGATTCATGGACCGACTGCTGATTGAAAGCGATCCGCATAGGATTGTTGAAGGAATTATACTGAGCTCGTATGCCGTGTCGGCAAGTAAAGCAATTATTTACATACGCGATAGGTATAAGATTACCATTCAAAGAATACAGAATGCTATTGAGCAGGCCTATGAGGTGGGTCTACTTGGATATGATATTTTAGGGAGTGGCTATTCACTCGATATTGAGGTGCGTAAAGGCCCCGGGGCTTATGTATGCGGTGAAGAAACTGCCTTGATTAAAAGCCTTGAGGGTAAACGTGGAATGCCCAGCATAAAACCACCTTACCCTGCTGAATTTGGATTAAATGGCAAGCCCACTGTTATCAATAATGTTGAGACTTTAGCCAATATCCCCGAAATTATCAGTAATGGGCCTCAGTGGTTTGCCGCTTTAGGAACTGAGGGGTCAAAGGGAACAAAAATTTTCTCCATTAATGGTCAGGCGTCTCAAACCTGTATGGTTGAGTTAACCTTTGGTGAACCCCTTGCGGCTTTGCTTGACCTTGCAGGAGGGGTAAAGGATGGAAGGACTTTCAAGGCATTGCACCTGGGCGGCCCTTCTGGGGTGAGTGTTACAGCCGATGAACTTGATGCCCCTATTGACTTTGATGAACTTCCGAAACGAGGGATAAGTTTAGGGTCGGGTGGTGTTCAGGTTCTTGACAATACCGTGTGCATGGTTGACCTGGTGAAATACTTCATGCACTTTATCCGTAACGAGAGCTGCGGTAAATGTATTCCTTGCCGTGAGGGATCAAACCGGATGTACCAAATACTCGATAACATATCGAAACGACCAGTTAGTAACGAAGGGCATAATACCCTTGAACGGTTTAAAGGTGTTATTCAGCTCGAAACCCTGGCTGAGGTTATGCGCGACACATCGCTATGCGGATTGGGGCAAACGGCACCCAAACCAATCCTTAAAGCTCTAAAATCGTTCCGCGATGAGTTTGAGGAGCATATATTTGACCGGAAGTGCAGGGCAAGTGTTTGTCGCGATTTAAGGACATTTTACATTGATATTGAGCGTTGTACGGGTTGCACTGCCTGTGCCAAGAAGTGCCCAACACAGGCCATATATGGGACACCTCGTTCACCCTACTTTATTGTGGAGGAGCGTTGTATAGGATGCGGCATATGCCAGGATACATGCAAGTTTGGAGCTGTTTTCTTCAAGTAA
- a CDS encoding NADH-quinone oxidoreductase subunit NuoE family protein encodes MSNAEKIEEILERYSYLGSDSLIPILQDIQNELGSLNEEAIVLVGRKLNMPTSKIYGLATFYNQFKFEAKGKNHICLCNGTSCRLKGAKWNMVYLEDNLKLKNGQTTRNGQFSLEVVTCMGACDHGPVISVNDEYYREVDPEKLKNILNDLTQE; translated from the coding sequence ATGTCAAACGCCGAGAAAATTGAGGAGATTCTAGAACGCTACAGCTACTTAGGTTCCGATAGCCTTATCCCAATTCTACAGGATATTCAAAACGAGTTGGGAAGTCTGAACGAGGAAGCAATTGTTCTGGTAGGGCGAAAGTTAAACATGCCTACTTCCAAAATTTATGGCTTAGCCACATTCTATAACCAGTTTAAGTTTGAAGCTAAGGGGAAAAATCATATCTGCCTTTGTAATGGCACCTCGTGTAGGCTAAAGGGTGCCAAATGGAATATGGTTTACCTTGAGGATAATTTGAAGTTGAAAAATGGCCAAACAACCCGGAATGGGCAGTTTAGCCTTGAGGTGGTAACCTGCATGGGTGCATGTGACCATGGCCCAGTGATTTCCGTTAACGATGAGTATTACCGTGAGGTTGACCCCGAAAAGCTTAAAAATATTTTGAACGATTTAACCCAAGAGTAA